CGACATATCCTCGCCGGCGGCGCTGATGAGGTCGGTCAGCGAGTCGATGACGACCAGGTTCTCGGTGGCGTGGTCGGACAGGACGTCGCCGAGCGCCTCGGGGACCGTCGAGCGGTCCTCGTCGCCGCCGAGGCTCGTGATGCTCGCGGTCCGGTTCGAGTACCAGTCGCGGGGCACTGGGGAGATACGGAAGTACTCGGTCGAGAGGTCGTGGAAGGTGATGTTCTCGGTCGCCGCGTCGGTGATTTCCTCGTCGAGGACGAACTCCATCTCCCGTCGGAGCCGCGGCCCCTCGGCGGTAAAGGAGATGTAGTGGATGTTCGGGGCCGGCTGTGTCCCCTCCGTCACCTCGCCGTAGTAGAGGTCGAACAGGTCCTCGTCGACGGCCTGGAGCGCGTTCATCGCCGCCGACGTGTAGGCGAACTCCCGCGCGCCCGCCCCCGCCTCGCCGGAGAGCAGTACGAGACTACCGGCCGGCGCTCCCCCGCCGATGGTGGTGTCGAGCCGACGGATGCCGAACGGGATACGTCTCATGGCCTGGCGTACAGTTCGTCCACGGTTAAACCTACGCGACTCACTCAACGCGCGCGCCGGCGTTCGCGACACCGACCGTTTCGACGCTGCCTGCGACGCCGACAGCATCGAGCGCTGCTTCTCCGGCCTCCCGAGCCGCCCGCTCGCGGCTCGCGTCGGTGATGCCGTACACGGCCGGTCCCCACGACGACTGGCCGACGCCGCTGAGTGCCGCGCTGGCTTCGAGTTCGTCGACCAGTGCGCCCGCGGGCGGCCGGTAGACGCCGCCTTGTGCGTCCGTGTACCACGTCCCGTTGCGTCGGTCGAAGGCGGTTACGGCCCGTCCGAACGGCTCGCACTCGCCGGCAGCGACGGCAGGGAGGAGTCGCCGCGTCAGGATGCCGGCGAGCTCGTCGGCGAGGTCGGGGTCGGCCCGTTCGACCGCCGCACGCATCGAGGCGTCTTCGGTCTCGCCCGACCGGCCGGCGTCGGCGTCCGGATAGACGAGCAGGACGCGCCACGACTCGGGCAGGTCGCGGCGCACGACGACCGGCGGGACGGTCCACGAGCCGTCCTCTGGCGTGTCGGTCGTGAACCGCGTCGTCGGGTGGCCGGCGTCGACGACGAAGCCGCCCCGCTCGAAGGTGGCGACACCGACCCCCGACCGACCGCCGCGGCCGAGCGCCGGGGCGCGCTCGCGAACCCGCGGCTCGCGGTCGTACGTCTCTGCGACGGCTGTGAGGGTTGCGAGTGCAATCTGTGTCCCCGAGCCGAGACCGACGTGGCGGGGGAGCCGCTCTGTGACCGTGAGGTCGACGCCGGGCACGTCGAGCAGGTCACAGGCCGCGGTCGCGTACTCGGCGACGAGGGTGTCGGTACACCGGACGCTGTCTGCCCGCGTCGCCTCGATGCTGACGCGGGGGCGGTCGAGCGCGAAGCCGACGCCGCCGTAGAGCCGCTCGTGTGACAGCGAGAGGTTCTGGAAGCCGACGTGGATGCGCGCGCCGGCCGAGACGCGGGTCATACCCTCACTTCGAAATCCACGGTGTTCGGGGTTTCGACGCCGGTAAGGTTCACAGTCGAGACCGGAGATTGAAGCCGCCGCCCGCCGACCCTGAGGTATGAAACACCTCCCGAAGCATCTCCGCCAGCGGTGGCGGTATCTCGCCGTCGCGGTCGAGAGCTGGCCGGACGCCGACCTCTCGCGCGGGGCGTTCCAGCGCGACCTCTGGTATGCCGCTCAGAACCTGCTCGGCGACACCGGGAGCGCCGACGCCGACCTCACGGTGTACGGGTTCGAATTCGAGGACGGCCGGGGCCACGCTGTCGTTCGGGTCCGTCGCGGTGAAGTGGAACGAGCGCGGGCAGCCCTCGCCTGTGTGACAGAAATCGACGGGAACCCCGTCGGGGTGCGGGTCACCGGCGTCTCGGGGACAGTGCGAGCCTGTGAGGAAAGGTATATACAACGTCCGCAGGTACATCGGACAACGAGACAGGTCGCCCTCGACGGTGTGGACCGTCGGGCCGTCGTCCGCCCGCCGCGGGTCGATGCGCGCGTCGGCGACGGCCACGTGGGGGCGACCGACCTCGATTGCGAGTAACTATGCAGGGCCAATCTCAACAGCAGGCGTACGACCGGGGGATAACCATCTTCTCGCCGGACGGTCGCCTCTACCAAGTCGAGTACGCACGTGAGGCAGTCAAACGCGGCTCCGCCAGCATCGGCGTCCGCACCGCAGACGGGGTCGTCCTCGTCGTCGACAAGCGGTCGCGCTCGCCGCTGATGGAGGCGTCTTCCGTCGAGAAGCTCCACAAGGCCGACGACCACGTCGGCGTCGCGAGCGCCGGCCACGTCGCCGACGCGCGCCAGCTCATCGACTTCGCGCGCCGACAGGCGCAGGTGAGCCGGCTCCGCTACGGCGAGCCGGTCGGCGTCGAACAGCTCACGAAGAACATCACCGACCACATCCAGCAGTACACGCAGGTCGGGGGCGCGCGCCCGTTCGGCGTCGCGCTCATCGTCGGCGGCATCGAGGACGGACAGCCGCGACTGTTCGAGACGGACCCCTCGGGCACGCCGTACGAGTGGCAGGCGCTCGCCGTCGGCGAGGACCGCGGTGAACTCAACGACTACCTCGAAGACCACTACGCCGACGACCTCACGCTGGAGGAGGGCGTCGAACTCGGGCTGGCCGCGCTCGCGTCGGTCAACGACGACGGGCTCGACCCCGAAGGCGTCGGCGTCGCGACAATCGACGCCGAGACCGAGCGGTACGTCGACCTGACGGACGACGAAATCGAGCGCCACCTCGCCGACCACGACCTGCTCGCGAGCGACGACGACGAGGAGTAACCTCACCGAGCGATTTTTGTCGAGACGCACGCCACGAGCAGTATGGACTACAAGGACCTCGTTACCATCTCGCTGGCCGTCCTCTGTGCCATCGGCGGCGGGACGGTCGCCGGGGGTCTCGGCGTCTTCCTCGGTGTCGTCGTCGGGGCCGGAGTCGGGGCGACGTGGGCATACCAGACCGACCTGTGGGCGGCGGCGCTCGCGGAGTGAGCCGAGCCGACACCGCGGCGAACACACCTTTTAGAGGGTCACCCGCGTACCGATAGGTATGATTTCACTCGACGACGCGGTGACCGCCCAACTGGAGTCACACGGCGAACGGTTCGAGGTGCTCGTCGACCCGGACGCCGCCCTCGCAATCAAGCGGGGCACCTTCGACGAGGAGTTCGAGGGACAGGAGCTCGAAGACGTCATCGCCGCCGAAGACGTGTTCGAGGACGCCGCCGCGGGCGACCGCCCGCCCGAGTCGGCGCTCGAAGAGGTGTTCGGCACGACCGACCCGATGGAGATTATCCCCGAGGTAATCAAGCGCGGTGAGATTCAGATCACCGCAGAACAGCGCCGCGAGATGCAGGAGCAAAAGCGCAAACGGCTCATCAACATCATCGCGCGAAACGGCATCAACCCACAGCAGAACGACACGCCACACCCGCCCGAGCGTATCGACCGCGCGCTGGAGGAGGCCGGCTACACCGTCGACCCGATGACGCCCGCCCAACAGCAGGTGGACGACGCGCTCGACGCGCTCCGGCCCGTGATTCCGATTCGGTTCGAGGAGATAACCGTCGCCGCCCAGCTGCCGGCCGACTACGCCGGCTCCGGACAGGCGAAGGTGCGCGAGTTCGGCGACCTCGAACGCGAGGAGTGGCAAAACGACGGCTCGTGGGTCGGCGTCGTCACGTTCCCGGCCGGGATGCAAAACGAGTTCTACGAGCTGGTGAACGAGGTGTCGTCGGGCGAAGCAGAGACGCGGGTCGTGAAAGACAAAGACGAGTTGGCGACGCGGTGATTACCCCTTTCGGAAGCCGACGAAGAAGCCGCCGGTAAACCCGGCGGAGATGGACAGCGTCGAGAGGATGGTGTTCACCCACGACGGCGGCGCACCCGATGCGGCGTTTTGACTCGCCTCCACGAAGCCGCCGCTGAGCCGCTCCCAGTCGACGGTGAGGATGCCGCGTGATTCGAGGAACTTGAACAGCGCCAGCTCCAAGCCGACGAGCACGGCGATGAGCTTGGCGACCTTCTTGGCCGCGAAGCCGATGATACCGCCGATGACGGCTCCGGACCCGAGTTCCAACCCGAGCTGTTGTGGATTGATGTCGACCATACGTGCTACGGCGACAGCCACAGGCATGACTCTTGTGGGGGGAGTGGGGCCGGACTTTTGTACTCGTGTGCCCAACTCGGGTGTGAGTGAGCGGCAATCCACACAACGGCCCGGCCGTCGTCGCAAAGCGCGGTGACGCGCCCAGTCCAGACACCGACGAGATTCGCGAACTAGCCGGAGCCGCCGGCTATCACGTCGTCGGCGAACTCACCCAACACCGGAAGGAGGACCCCGCCTTCTGTCTCGGCGAGGGGAAAGTCGAGGAGCTCGCGGCGCTCGTCCGCGAGACCGACGCGAAAACCGTCATCTTCGACAACCGGCTCGGTCCCTACCAGACGTACAACATCGGGAACAAGCTCCCGGAGTCGGTCGAGGTGCTCGACCGCTTCCGACTGATTCTCGAGATCTTCGGCCAGCGCGCCCAGACCAAGAAGGCGCAGCTCCAAGTCGAACTCGCGGAGCTTCGCTACGAGCTGCCGCGCGCCGAGGCGAAAAGTTCCCTCGCCAAGCGGGATGAACGCCCCGGCTTCATGGGGTTGGGCGAGTACGACGAGTCCCGCGAGCAGGATATCAAGGCGCGCATCTCGCGCATCAGCGACGAACTCGAAACCATCGAGGAGACGGAGGAACACCGGCGCGAACAGCGGCGCGAATCCGGCTTCGACCTCGTGGCGCTGGCCGGCTACACCAACGCCGGCAAGTCCACCCTCCTGCGACGGCTCGCCGAGGACCTCGACGTGGACGAAAACGAGGGTATGCACCCGGACCTCGATACGACGGCCGAAAGCGAGAACCGGCTCTTTACCACGCTGGGGACGACCACCCGGCGCGCGAAGATGGGCGACCACGACGCGCTCGTCACGGACACCGTCGGGTTCATCTCCGATCTCCCCCACTGGCTCGTCGAGTCGTTCAAATCCACGCTCTCGGAGGTGTACCGTGCGGACCTCGTCCTGCTGGTCGTGGACATCTCCGACGACGTGGAGGAGATTCGCGAGAAGCTGGTGACGTGTCACGACACGCTGTACGAGCGCAACGAGGCCCCCATCGTCACCGTCCTCAACAAAATCGACAAAGTCGACGAAGCGGAACTGGCCCGCAAGAAGGAGACGCTCTCGCCGCTTGCCCCGAACCCGGTCGCCGTCTCCGGGAAGGAGGGAACCAATATCGACGCCCTGCGCCAGCGCGTCGACGAGGAACTCCCCGACTACCAGCACGAACGGCTCGTGCTCCCGATGACCGACGACGCGATGAGTCTCGTCTCGTGGGTCCACGACCACGCCAGCGTCGACGACGTGGACTACGGCGAGCAGGTCATCATCGAGTTCGACGCCCGCCCGAGCGTCGTCGAGCAGTCGCGCGCGAAGGCCGCGGACCTCGCCGCCGAGTCCTAGCGCTTCTCCTTCGATTCGACTTCCACGTCCGAGAGCCGCGTCGCCGGATACTGTCCGTCCGCGTCCTTTTCGGCCGACTTCACCATATCCCAGACGACGTTCAGCCCGGTCGTCACGCCCTCCAGCGCCTCCATCTCACACCCCGTCTTGCCGGTCGTCTCGACCGCAACCGCGAGGTCGATGCGCTCCTCGGCGAGCGTGAACTCCGTCTCGACGTTCGTCACCGGAATCTGGTGGCACATGGGAATCGTCTCCCACGTGTGTTTGACGGCCTGAATCGCTCCGACGCGGGCGACGGCCAACACGTCGCCCTTCGCGAGGTCGTTTTCCTCGACCGCCGCGACGGTTGCGGAGCGGAGGTGAATCGACCCCGAGGCGACGGCGCGCCGCTTGCTGTCCGGCTTCTCGCCGACGTCTACCATCTCGGTCGCGCCCGACTCGTCGGTGTGGGTGAGGTCGTCGTCGCTCATTCGTCTTCCAGTCGCACCCCCGGCTCGATGAACGATTCGGCGAGTCGCTCACGATTACGCTCGGCCAGCCGACCCCACGCGCGCAACCCCTCGCGGGTCCACTCGGGGTCGAACCCCGCCTCCCGTGCGACGGCGACCACCTCACGCGGGGCGCGGACCGCGAGGTGGGAGTCGGGGTTCAGGCTCACGACGTACGGGGCGTCGTAGTAGGTCACGATGTCGCGGAGCTTCCGCAAATCGCGAAGCGCCTGTACCCGGGTTCCGCCGTCGGCGGTGAACACCGGCGAGAGGTCGAACTCGAGGTGGACGTGGTTCCGTTTGGCCGCCTTCGCGAGGACGTGGTTCACGTCCCCCTCGCCGGCCATCGGGTGCGCAAGCACGTCGACCATCGGCTCCTCGCAGGCGAACCGGTTGATGTTGTCGTCGCCGCCGTGGACCGCGAGAAGCGTCCGGTCGTCGCGGTACTGCGAGACGAGCCCCGACAGCTGTGCGCGGTCGTCGCTCCGGAGCTCGATACCGTCGACCACGTCGACGCCGGTTTCGTCGGCGACGGTCGCGGGGTCGTACTCGGTCTGGCGGTCGCCGTGGTTCCGGACCACGATGCCGTCGTAGCCGTACTCGCCGGCGGTCAGGGCGTGGCGGGCGACGGTCGCGTCGCCGTCGGGATGTGCGTGGACGCCCTCGTACATACCCGAGCGTCGCTCGCCGGGAACAAGAGCGTTCGGAGATTACACGCCCGCGAGGAACTCTCGCAGCGCAGCGTTCGTCGCTTCGGGGTTCTCCAGATTCGAGGAGTGGCCGGCCTCCGGAATCCGCGCGAGTTCGGCGTCGAGCGCGTCGGCCGTCGCTTCGGCCTTCGCCATCTCGATGCTCACGTCTTCCTCGCCGTGGGTGACGAGCGCCGGCACGTCCAGCTCTTCGGCCGTCGCGGTGAAGTCGTCGCGGTCGAGCCACGACGCCATCTCGTTGTGGACGGCGAGTCCCGGATACGTCGCCCACTTGCGCGCCCACCGGTCCACGAGCTCCGGGCGCTGCTCGCGTGTCGTCTCCCCGAACAGCTGGTGGCGCGCGACCTCGATGCTCGCGTCGGTCGCGTGGCCCACGTCTTTGAGCCGGTCGATGAGCAGCCGGTACTGCTTGCGGTCGTCCTCGGAGTGGGTGCCCGCATCCGAATCCACGAGCACGATGCCGTCGACGCGGTCGGGGTGACGCTCGGCCGCACGGAGCGCGGTGAACCCGCCCATCGACATCCCGACGAGCACGGCGGAGTCGATGTCGAGTCCGTCGAGCAGTGCGGCGTAATCGTCGGCGAGGTCGTCGAGGTCGTACTCGTCGGCGTAGCGGTCGGTGCGCGCCCGGAGGTCGTACGCCACACACCGGTACTCGTCGCTGAGGGCCGCGAGCTGCGGGTCGAACATCGTCCGGTCCATCAGGGTTCCGTGCGCGAAGACGACCGCCGGCCCATCCCCCCGGTCGGTCGCGACCGTCGCCGTCCGCTCGCGATAGATGTCTCGTCCACGCACAGTGTCATTTTCTCCCATGCGGTGTGGTACCGCGACTGGAGCAAAAAGCTACGCATCACCGTCAGACGGCTGACAGCCACGCGGCAGACGCCTGCCGCAATTCTTTTTCCGGCAGACCGAGACGTTCGCTCAATGAGCGACCTCCGTGACCTGCTAGACGAGATTGTCGACGACGTGGACGCGGTGTGTCTGTTCTCGCCGACCGGGAGCTACTACGAGGTGGCGGCCGAAAGCGACCTCCCGGTCATCGTCGTCGCCCCCGAAAACGACGTGGGCGCGGAGACGTACGTGGAACTGCCAATCGAGTTCGCCGACGTGAAAGAGCGCATCCGCTTCGGGCTGGAGGGCGCGCTCAACAACGGTCACATCGAGGAGGAACACGTCGTCTGCTGTGTCACCTCCGTCTTCGACGGCGTCGACACCGTGACGCGCGTCAAGGCCGACGCCTTCGAGCACTCCGGCGCGTACACGCTGTTCACCGGGTCGCGCGCCGACCCGAGCGTCATCCGCGACGTGTTCGAGGTCGCAATCGAACTTGGGAAGAAAGGTCAGAAGGGCAAACAGGTGGGGGCGCTGTTCGTCGTCGGCGACGCCGGGAAGGTGATGAACAAATCACGACCGCTCTCGTACAACCCCTTCGAGAAGTCACACGTCCACGTGGGCGACCCCATCGTGAACGTGATGTTGAAGGAGTTCACCCGGCTGGACGGCGCGTTCGTCATCTCCGATTCGGGCAAACTGGTGAGCGCCTACCGCTACCTCGAACCCTCCGCCGAGGGGACGGACATTCCGAAGGGGCTGGGCGCGCGCCACATGGCCGCGGCCGGCATCACCCGGGAGACGAACGCGGTCAGCATCGCGCTCTCGGAGTCGGACGGCCTCATTCGCGCCTTCCAGGGCGGTGAACTCATCCTCGAACTCGACCCGGAGGCCTACTGAGATGCCACACAACTCGGGCGGGACCGGCTTCGTCGCGGGTGTCCACCATCTGCTCTCCGAGCGGTTCGACCTCTTTCTCGGCATCGTCGTCCTGCTGCTCGGCGTCATTGCGGGGATTCTCACGCGTCGGTACGTCCGTCGACTGCTCCGTCGGTTCGACGTCCCGCGGGCCGTCGAGGGAACGCCGTTCGAGCGCACCGCGCGCAACGTCGGCACCTCGACCGTCGGCGTCCTCGCGAATCTCTGTGGACTGTTCGTGCTCGTGCTCGGTACCGTCAT
This portion of the Halosegnis longus genome encodes:
- a CDS encoding RAD55 family ATPase → MRRIPFGIRRLDTTIGGGAPAGSLVLLSGEAGAGAREFAYTSAAMNALQAVDEDLFDLYYGEVTEGTQPAPNIHYISFTAEGPRLRREMEFVLDEEITDAATENITFHDLSTEYFRISPVPRDWYSNRTASITSLGGDEDRSTVPEALGDVLSDHATENLVVIDSLTDLISAAGEDMSWADIPKLLKGITRAAYEWGGLVLVLLNHETLSTERHGQLVDAADGSFLFEWESGGSTRARTLVVRQFRGILSAIEDEDIVQFETEIGDAGFDISDVRKIR
- a CDS encoding beta-ribofuranosylaminobenzene 5'-phosphate synthase family protein, whose protein sequence is MTRVSAGARIHVGFQNLSLSHERLYGGVGFALDRPRVSIEATRADSVRCTDTLVAEYATAACDLLDVPGVDLTVTERLPRHVGLGSGTQIALATLTAVAETYDREPRVRERAPALGRGGRSGVGVATFERGGFVVDAGHPTTRFTTDTPEDGSWTVPPVVVRRDLPESWRVLLVYPDADAGRSGETEDASMRAAVERADPDLADELAGILTRRLLPAVAAGECEPFGRAVTAFDRRNGTWYTDAQGGVYRPPAGALVDELEASAALSGVGQSSWGPAVYGITDASRERAAREAGEAALDAVGVAGSVETVGVANAGARVE
- a CDS encoding Rpp14/Pop5 family protein, producing the protein MKHLPKHLRQRWRYLAVAVESWPDADLSRGAFQRDLWYAAQNLLGDTGSADADLTVYGFEFEDGRGHAVVRVRRGEVERARAALACVTEIDGNPVGVRVTGVSGTVRACEERYIQRPQVHRTTRQVALDGVDRRAVVRPPRVDARVGDGHVGATDLDCE
- the psmA gene encoding archaeal proteasome endopeptidase complex subunit alpha, with the protein product MQGQSQQQAYDRGITIFSPDGRLYQVEYAREAVKRGSASIGVRTADGVVLVVDKRSRSPLMEASSVEKLHKADDHVGVASAGHVADARQLIDFARRQAQVSRLRYGEPVGVEQLTKNITDHIQQYTQVGGARPFGVALIVGGIEDGQPRLFETDPSGTPYEWQALAVGEDRGELNDYLEDHYADDLTLEEGVELGLAALASVNDDGLDPEGVGVATIDAETERYVDLTDDEIERHLADHDLLASDDDEE
- a CDS encoding ribosome assembly factor SBDS, with protein sequence MISLDDAVTAQLESHGERFEVLVDPDAALAIKRGTFDEEFEGQELEDVIAAEDVFEDAAAGDRPPESALEEVFGTTDPMEIIPEVIKRGEIQITAEQRREMQEQKRKRLINIIARNGINPQQNDTPHPPERIDRALEEAGYTVDPMTPAQQQVDDALDALRPVIPIRFEEITVAAQLPADYAGSGQAKVREFGDLEREEWQNDGSWVGVVTFPAGMQNEFYELVNEVSSGEAETRVVKDKDELATR
- a CDS encoding FUN14 domain-containing protein; translated protein: MVDINPQQLGLELGSGAVIGGIIGFAAKKVAKLIAVLVGLELALFKFLESRGILTVDWERLSGGFVEASQNAASGAPPSWVNTILSTLSISAGFTGGFFVGFRKG
- the hflX gene encoding GTPase HflX — its product is MSGNPHNGPAVVAKRGDAPSPDTDEIRELAGAAGYHVVGELTQHRKEDPAFCLGEGKVEELAALVRETDAKTVIFDNRLGPYQTYNIGNKLPESVEVLDRFRLILEIFGQRAQTKKAQLQVELAELRYELPRAEAKSSLAKRDERPGFMGLGEYDESREQDIKARISRISDELETIEETEEHRREQRRESGFDLVALAGYTNAGKSTLLRRLAEDLDVDENEGMHPDLDTTAESENRLFTTLGTTTRRAKMGDHDALVTDTVGFISDLPHWLVESFKSTLSEVYRADLVLLVVDISDDVEEIREKLVTCHDTLYERNEAPIVTVLNKIDKVDEAELARKKETLSPLAPNPVAVSGKEGTNIDALRQRVDEELPDYQHERLVLPMTDDAMSLVSWVHDHASVDDVDYGEQVIIEFDARPSVVEQSRAKAADLAAES
- the moaC gene encoding cyclic pyranopterin monophosphate synthase MoaC, which codes for MSDDDLTHTDESGATEMVDVGEKPDSKRRAVASGSIHLRSATVAAVEENDLAKGDVLAVARVGAIQAVKHTWETIPMCHQIPVTNVETEFTLAEERIDLAVAVETTGKTGCEMEALEGVTTGLNVVWDMVKSAEKDADGQYPATRLSDVEVESKEKR
- a CDS encoding RNase P subunit p30 family protein; protein product: MYEGVHAHPDGDATVARHALTAGEYGYDGIVVRNHGDRQTEYDPATVADETGVDVVDGIELRSDDRAQLSGLVSQYRDDRTLLAVHGGDDNINRFACEEPMVDVLAHPMAGEGDVNHVLAKAAKRNHVHLEFDLSPVFTADGGTRVQALRDLRKLRDIVTYYDAPYVVSLNPDSHLAVRAPREVVAVAREAGFDPEWTREGLRAWGRLAERNRERLAESFIEPGVRLEDE
- a CDS encoding alpha/beta hydrolase encodes the protein MGENDTVRGRDIYRERTATVATDRGDGPAVVFAHGTLMDRTMFDPQLAALSDEYRCVAYDLRARTDRYADEYDLDDLADDYAALLDGLDIDSAVLVGMSMGGFTALRAAERHPDRVDGIVLVDSDAGTHSEDDRKQYRLLIDRLKDVGHATDASIEVARHQLFGETTREQRPELVDRWARKWATYPGLAVHNEMASWLDRDDFTATAEELDVPALVTHGEEDVSIEMAKAEATADALDAELARIPEAGHSSNLENPEATNAALREFLAGV
- the dacZ gene encoding diadenylate cyclase DacZ; translation: MSDLRDLLDEIVDDVDAVCLFSPTGSYYEVAAESDLPVIVVAPENDVGAETYVELPIEFADVKERIRFGLEGALNNGHIEEEHVVCCVTSVFDGVDTVTRVKADAFEHSGAYTLFTGSRADPSVIRDVFEVAIELGKKGQKGKQVGALFVVGDAGKVMNKSRPLSYNPFEKSHVHVGDPIVNVMLKEFTRLDGAFVISDSGKLVSAYRYLEPSAEGTDIPKGLGARHMAAAGITRETNAVSIALSESDGLIRAFQGGELILELDPEAY